CTTCCGTTCGATGAAGTATGAACCCCATTTTTAGAAGTAAGTGAGGCTCAATAGAGAACATGTAATAGGTCGTCTTCCCCTTACCCATCTTCCCCTCGATGGCTGGCAGTTCAATTCGTTCACTACTTATATCCTCCCCCTTGAAAAGAGTTCCCAAAAACTGGTACGAGGCCGCTCCCTTGTATTTGGCGATAAGATTATTGACGTACCTATAAGTGTTGTCATTGTAAAAGAAGGACTTCGTGGCTATGAGTCGCTGAATGTCCGCTCCTTCACTGTCGATCCTTAAGTTCCTCGTCGCGAACACGTATTTGACCTTAACGCCTTTCCCAAATAGTTCAGCTATTGATTGTTTGAAGCCGCTAAGTCGTTGGGGCAAACCCTCGAACTCAGTCTTCAGGGACGGCGGTTCGGAACGTTTCTTACTGGACTTGCATTCCACGAGCAGTACAACGCCGGCAGTTTGATTAATTGCCACGACGTCGATCTGCTTCGTTTGAGAAGGGTCCTTGCCGAAGGGTAGACAAAACTCCCGGTCATAGTTGAGATGGCGGAAACCAAGCTCGTAAAGCTGACACCAGATATCATCCTCAAATTTTTGATCGTGATCCTTAACTTTCCGGAGCTTTGTTTTTGTCTTCAGCGGTGAGCCGTATTCCTCCCAGCCCTCGTTCGCCACCATGTCATTAACGAGTGAATGATCTACATTCTTGAGAAAATACTCGCTCTTTTTCGCCTTATACAACTTTCCTAAGGTAGAAGGATCGTCAACGAGCTTTCCCTTTAGTTCTGCGATTTTATAATCGGACAAGAATCCCATCTTTACACCATGCTGTCGCCGGAGCGATCCATCTCGCTTCGCGGTCAAATATCCCAGCCGAGCCGCATTAAGACCTCAGTCGTTTGTTTTCGGTATTCACTCTGGCCTGCTATCACGCTTGACCGTTCAATCCGGGCAGGATCACCAATGTCCCTGTACAGGTTGTGAATAGAGTCGTGGTCTGCATTGGATACGGTAACCATCGCCCCTCGTCTAACTGCCCGCACGATCGCATTCTTCAGCCTGATTTGATCTTCCCAAGAGAAGATATTGTTGTTGTACTTTAAGAAACCGTTTTGGTTATGATTCACCGTGTACGGCGGATCCACGTACACGAAATCGCCCTTTCTGGCTCTTGAAAGAGTGATTTCGAAGTCCTGAGATAACACCTGACTGTTTTGGAGAAGATCAGATGTTTTTTTGAAGTCATCCGTGTCGAGAACCACGTTGTTCTTAGACCCCCGCGGGACGTTAAATTTCCCGTTCAGATTCACTCGGTAGAGACCATTCCAACACGTTCTATTCAAATAGATAAAACGGGCGGCCCGAGTAACATTCGTCCGCGGTCTCGAGTCTCGTAGCTTATAGTAGTAGCTATCGTCGTGGTTCCTTTCGTGTCGGCGTAATTGACTCTCCACCTCTTTCCAGTTTGTCTTGATGGCATTATAGGTATCTACAAGTTCCGTGTTTACATCTGCAAGAATACTGCGGCTTGGGTTGAGTGAAAAAAATACTGCCCCGCTGCCCAGAAATGGCTCGATGTAGGTGTTGAACCGAACGGGGGCTAATTGAGCTCCATTTCGGATCAGCCATCGCTTACCTCCGGCCCATTTCAGGAAAGGTACGTTTGCTTCTTCCATTGATATCTGATTAGCTCGTTCCAGAGTAAAGTACCCATTCTTTGGACTCTTTATCCCGTTAACCGTCAATTTTACTGTTTAGCGGCTCGCTCGGGAAGAAAGCGATTTTCATTTGAATGGAAGCATAGTACTCGAAAACGGCCGGAGAAGCAAAGGTACTCGATCCGTTATCTATAGTCGCGTCGCTGAAGATCATTGATCAGTTTTTCTAGTGCGGGGTGAGCTTCGCGTCTTTGGGTCAGCAGTTGTTCGAGCAGCCATTGGACGCAGTGTAGTTGGGACCAGTAACCGAACAGTTTGTGTTGGCGACCACATTCTGGGTGGCAGACGATGCAGTTGGCTTAATTGCCGGCCTGGGGAGTGAGGAAGTCGATCGTCTTGGAGATGTCTGTCGCTTCCCCGCAGAAATCGCTAAGGGCTTCGAAGACGGTTTCGCGTCGGTTTTGGGAAATTCGGATGTTCATGGCCTTAGTTATTAGTTAAATGTGAAACGTGAATAGTTTAGATCAATCGCCGTTGAGATACCTTCCGCAACTTCCATCCTTTTAAGTGAACGGTGAATGGTGAACAGTTAAAAGCGGATCATTCGCCGCGTAGTTTCGTCCGTATGATCCGTCGAGGATGCCATCGACCATGGCGGCGCGGGATGAGCGGGTGCGGAGGCGTTTTAGTTCGCGTTCGTGGGAGCCTCCCACCACCTCGTCACCGGAAACCGGTGCCACTCCTCCTCGGGCAGGAGGAGAGCCCGCACGAAGTAAGGGCGTTCATGGTTCCGAATGCGGAAGCCCGCACGGAGTAAGGGCGTTCATGGTTCCGAATGCGGAAGCCTGCACGGAGTAAGGGCGTTCATGCCACTCAATCGAGCAGCTCAAACGGAATATCACTCTGGCAGTAGAGGACGTAATCTATCGCTCCGCTGACATGCTTCGGTTTCCACAAATATTTCCGGCTACGGCCTCGCGACCATACTTTTGTATCCGAAGAGATCAGCAACTCCTCGCGGAGCATTTTCGTCGCGTTCGCTTTCAGAGCGTCCGCTATTCGTTCGGGCTTCATCTGAGCAGAAACGACCGCGTGAGCATGGTTGGTTCTTACATTAACTGCAGACAAACCGTACCCGCGACGTTGGCAGAGTTCTTTGATCGCCGATTCTACAATTCGACGCATTGGTTTTGTGAGGATAAAAGGAGGTTGCTTCATTTCCCCCTTCATCGCTGTTTCGAATTCGGGTTTCGGATGAATTCGCGGCTTTCCATAATGGTTTCTTCCGTCTCTTCCTACGGACAGACGTTCATCACCATGAAGCCACGTTCCGAAGGTGCGAAATGTCAAAAGGTATGCGAGTAGAAAATCGTTTTCTTCGTAGATCTCTATTCCATGAGCGTCCTGCATATGTGTTTTTCACCAAGTATGCAATAAATCGCTTTAGCGTCAAAGTTTTGATCGGCCTTAGACCTCTCGAAGGCTAAGAACGCCCTTACTTCGTGCGGGTTTCCGCATCTTGGATCCAAAGAACGCCCTTACTTCGTGCGGGCTTCCGCATCTTGGATCCAAAGAACACCCTTACTTCGTGCGGGCTTCTGCATCTTGGATCCAAAGAACGCC
This is a stretch of genomic DNA from Chloracidobacterium sp.. It encodes these proteins:
- a CDS encoding transposase, giving the protein MQDAHGIEIYEENDFLLAYLLTFRTFGTWLHGDERLSVGRDGRNHYGKPRIHPKPEFETAMKGEMKQPPFILTKPMRRIVESAIKELCQRRGYGLSAVNVRTNHAHAVVSAQMKPERIADALKANATKMLREELLISSDTKVWSRGRSRKYLWKPKHVSGAIDYVLYCQSDIPFELLD
- a CDS encoding Dam family site-specific DNA-(adenine-N6)-methyltransferase, producing MEEANVPFLKWAGGKRWLIRNGAQLAPVRFNTYIEPFLGSGAVFFSLNPSRSILADVNTELVDTYNAIKTNWKEVESQLRRHERNHDDSYYYKLRDSRPRTNVTRAARFIYLNRTCWNGLYRVNLNGKFNVPRGSKNNVVLDTDDFKKTSDLLQNSQVLSQDFEITLSRARKGDFVYVDPPYTVNHNQNGFLKYNNNIFSWEDQIRLKNAIVRAVRRGAMVTVSNADHDSIHNLYRDIGDPARIERSSVIAGQSEYRKQTTEVLMRLGWDI